In Scomber scombrus chromosome 17, fScoSco1.1, whole genome shotgun sequence, the following proteins share a genomic window:
- the cnr1 gene encoding LOW QUALITY PROTEIN: cannabinoid receptor 1 (The sequence of the model RefSeq protein was modified relative to this genomic sequence to represent the inferred CDS: inserted 2 bases in 1 codon), with protein sequence MKSVLDGVADTTFRTITSGLQYLGSNNANYDDPINDVDFKGSFTPQKPFSAFRSNSFPNKVPADEELILKGIPFFPTNATDLFGNRSTFRDETNNIQCGENFMDMECFMILTPSQQLAVAVMSLTLGTFTVLENLVVLCVILQSRTLRCRPSYHFIGSLAVADLLGSVIFVYSFLDFHVFHRKDSPNVFLFKLGGVTASFTASVGSLFLTAIDRYISIHRPLAYRRIVTRTKAVIAFCMMWTISIVIAVLPLLGWNCKRLNSVCSDIFPLIDENYLMFWIGVTSVLVLFIIYAYIYILWKAHHHAVRMLSRTSQKSLVVYSADGTKVLTTRPEQTRMDIRLAKTLVLILVVLVICWGPLLAIMVYDLFWRMDDDIKTVFAFCSMLCLLNSTVNPIIYALRSKDLRHAFLSSCHACRGSAQQLDNSLESDCQNRNANXYRAAESCVKTTVKIAKVTMSVSTETSAEAV encoded by the exons ATGAAATCTGTGTTGGATGGTGTGGCGGACACCACGTTCCGGACTATTACATCTGGTTTACAGTATCTGGGCTCCAACAACGCCAACTATGATGACCCCATCAATGATGTAGACTTCAAGGGTAGCTTCACCCCACAGAAGCCCTTCTCTGCTTTCCGCAGCAACTCCTTCCCAAACAAAGTACCTGCGGATGAGGAGCTGATCCTTAAAGGCATCCCTTTCTTCCCCACCAATGCCACAGACCTGTTTGGCAACAGGAGCACGTTCAGAGATGAGACAAACAACATACAATGTGGGGAGAACTTTATGGACATGGAATGCTTTATGATCTTGACTCCCAGCCAGCAGCTGGCTGTGGCTGTAATGTCACTGACTCTGGGTACCTTCACGGTGCTGGAGAACCTGGTGGTGCTCTGTGTCATCCTGCAGTCCCGCACCCTCCGCTGCCGGCCGTCCTACCACTTCATTGGCAGTCTGGCTGTGGCTGACCTGCTGGGCAGTGTCATCTTTGTGTACAGCTTTCTGGactttcatgttttccacaGGAAGGACAGTCCCAATGTTTTTCTCTTCAAGCTGGGTGGAGTCACAGCATCTTTCACAGCGTCTGTGGGGAGCCTTTTCCTCACTGCTATTGACCGCTACATCTCCATACACCGGCCACTTGCCTACAGACGCATTGTGACACGTACCAAGGCTGTCATTGCCTTTTGTATGATGTGGACCATCTCCATCGTCATTGCAGTGCTACCTCTGCTGGGCTGGAACTGTAAACGTCTCAATTCTGTTTGCTCAGACATATTCCCTCTGATTGATGAGAACTACCTGATGTTCTGGATCGGGGTGACCAGTGTGCTGGTTCTTTTCATTATCTACGCCTACATATATATCCTGTGGAAAGCACACCACCATGCTGTGCGCATGCTGAGCCGCACCTCCCAGAAGAGTCTTGTTGTCTATTCAGCAGATGGGACTAAAGTGCTGACCACACGCCCTGAGCAGACACGCATGGATATCCGTCTGGCCAAGACCTTGGTGCTTATCTTGGTGGTGCTGGTTATATGCTGGGGCCCATTGCTTGCCATCATGGTCTATGACCTCTTCTGGAGGATGGATGATGACATCAAGACAGTGTTTGCATTCTGCAGCATGCTCTGCCTGCTCAACTCCACTGTTAACCCAATCATCTACGCCTTGAGGAGCAAGGATCTGCGGCACGCCTTCCTCAGCTCCTGCCATGCTTGCAGGGGCAGTGCCCAGCAGTTGGACAATAGCCTCGAGTCAGACTGCCAGAACAGAAATGCCAA ATACAGGGCTGCAGAGAGCTGCGTGAAGACCACTGTGAAAATAGCCAAAGTAACAATGTCTGTGTCAACTGAAACTTCTGCAGAAGCTGTCTAA